TAAACATCTAGGATAaggtggaaggggacttcagggctacGAACGCCGAGCAACATTACCTCAAGTCTCCAAATCTAACAATcaatccgagcaatctactgaccaccgctaggaccaactccaaaatctgcacaagaaatgcatagtgtagcatgagtacaaccgaccccatgtactctataagtgccgagactaacctcgacgaaatagtgacaaggctaaggtgggtcacttacaataacctgtacgcattataataataataataacaagaaaggaatacaaaaaattaaggcagttaacttatgaaaataaactcaatcctCGGAATCGGTAAAGAAACCAGAAACACCAGCACTCAGAATCTCATATAAAAGAATCAAAATCTAACACAGTACAATAATGAATATAAAACACACAATCTGTTACGCCGCGTAACctgatcccaccgtacaaacacaatcctcccttatttcacttgttgcggcgttcaaccagatcccaccgtacaaacagAATCCTATCttatttcatcatatcaatatcaataataacatgtaaaatccgttgcggcgcgcaacccgatcccaccatataatcagaatcaatttcctattcctcccttatttcaccatatcaaaatcacataCAAAATTCGttgtggcgtgtaacccgatcccaccatatcaatatcaattctctCTTATTCcacccattgcggcgtgcaacccgatccataaataaaaattaataaatgtaATCAACTGAGCAACTTaaatcacaagaatctctacgattaaCGAATATGAAGGGAAATCCATAAAGGAATCTTGTACCGAATCAAGAAATGCTACCATTAATACTAAGCAACAAGACAAGCCAAATAAATGACagttaaagtgtacaagtaagacaattaagacaagtagcaattaatcattGAAGCATGGAAGAAACTAATATTTTAATACAAGAATAACAAATGAAAAGTAGCAAGTTAAGGCATAGGAGGCAgttaaagcatgtaacaattaagacatggaataaaataattaattgaatacGGAAAAGCATGGAAACAATTACTTTGACGGTGTATATACGCTCGTCATCTCGCATATACGCTGTTAtacatgtaattcacataacacacAACTCAAGGGTTACTATTCTCTCAAATCAAcattagacccaacacttaccttgctccgcaagcaaatcaaagctcaatcggggcctttcctctaaaatacgcctcaaaccaatcgaatctaaccaaacgcgactcaataatatcaaataatgctggagaaatcaattacaatacataaagtaaAGATCTTTATGCTTTttacaaaaagtcaacaaaagtcaaccctgggcccgcttggtcaaaactcaaaattcggaccaaaacccatccattcacccccgagcccaattatgtaattagtttcaaaattcgaactaaatttgaggtctaaatccctaaaacccccccccccccccaattcttcccaaatccataattttctaccatgaaagaacatagATTAAGGTTAGAAATTAATGGGTGTCTGTTTCTCTTCACAGAAACACACAGAGAGCACTCCGCAGAGGAAAATGCTGGTCGGCCATGGATTAAGGTCTCGGACAAGGGATTCATTCTCTCGCGCCTTCAGAAAGAAGGAAGTAATCCCTCTTTCCACCTACCTCAAGATCTTCAAAGCCGGTGACTATGTTGATGTCAAAGTGAACGACACCGTTCACAAGGGCATGCCCCATAAGTTATACCATGGTCGTACTAGACGCGTCTGGAATGTCACCAAGCGTGCTTTTGGTGTCGAAGACAACAAACAGGTTCGTAACAAAATCCTCCGAAAGAGGATCCATGCGAGGATTGAGCATGTTCAACTTTCCCGGTGCACCgaagaattcaaggaaagaatcaaGAAGAACGATCAGCTAAAGGCCGAGGCTAAGGCTAGGGGTGACGTTATCAGCACAAAGAGGCAACCTCAAGGACCCAAACCAGGGTTCATGGTTGAAGGTGCTACTTTGGAATTTGTTACTCCCATACCATATTATGTGGTCAACAATTTGAAAGGAGGCtattgatttttctttgtttctgAGCTTGTTATTTTCTCCATATGTGCTGTTATGAAGTTGAGACTACTAATTCTTCTCGGCATCAGTTGCAAATTTGCATTTTAGTTCCAAATTTTGTTTACATAGTTAGTAGTTATGGTGGTGAAGAATATCTATTTACttcctaattttaaaaaaaataaattaatgggtgttgatggaaatggaagaaaacaagttaaagtacACTAACCTATGAAAGGGTGAGGAAATTTATCTtccaaatcgcctctaggccgagctctaatgcaAATATGGTGAAAATGCGTGAAATCCCGTCTTTGGGACATTTAATAGACTGGGTGTcaggtcttcttcgcgttcgcgaagggcctacCGCATTCGCAAAGCACAGCAGCCAGAGTGGCCTATGCATTTGCGAGGTTCCTCACGTGTTCGCAAGGCTTCTCCCCCcatgccttcgcgttcgcgagccagggcttgcgttcgcgtagagaaaaCCCTAGATCCCCATTCCCAGGTCCCTCaacactatgcgttcgcgagagtctgtccgcattcgcgaagggcaacCTCCCAAAGCTTCGCGTCCTCGAACCAGccatcgcgttcgcaatgaaggaAAGTCTCCCTAGCCCAGATTACTCTTTGCGATCGTGGGAGTATCTTCACAATCGCGAAAAAGAACACTTCAGACACCAGCAGAAGTCAAAAACCAAAAagtttctaagttcaaaatcatttgTAGCTTATTCGAACTACCCTGAGCCCCTccggctccaaaccaaacatgcacccaagtgtaataatatcatatgaacttgtttgcatgatcaaaacatcaaaataacacctaaaaccacgaattggacaccaaaacaaataataattttaaaagaaacttaagaactttaaaattttcaaccggacgtccgaataacgtcaaatcaactctgatttgCATCacattttgcaaacaagtcataaatactgaaatgaacctataccaagttccggaatcaaaatctgaacccggtagcaataaagtcaactcACTGTCAAACTTAGAAATCCTTTAAACCATTaaattattagttttcaacaaattacgttaaatcaagttagggacttccgaattcgattccgatcATACGCTGTCACGGCCCTAATtcaccctccgtaggatgtcttgatgtcacctagtctctaagactaggtaagcctaataatttgcgaaatatcataatataaaactgaagtccaattctcaacacatgaaataaatataaaactgcaaatcaataattataactcccaaaacccggtggaaataagtcacaagcttctaagagcaaatactaagtgtctctatacatcagagtctaaagagaataaggaaaacaatatagtaaggatagagggggactgcGAGgtttgcggacgctggcagatataccttgaagtctccatgtgcggtccaactcactggtatcAGATCTGGTGGGAAgaactggatctgcacaaaaagatgtgcagaagtatagtatgagtacaccacatcggtacccagtaagtgtcaagcgtaacatcggtagagtagtgacgaggttaggtcagggccctactagtttaaaagaaaagtaaggcagaagatataataatattttgaaatgactgagaatttaaacaataagaagtttcagaaaatatcagcacagtaaatagaggtaaacaataggggcactcccgaagtaccgcctcgtagtcccaaatgtaaatatgcatgacagggggatctcccgaggtaccgctgtcacgacccaattttccctctgtgTGATgtcgtgacaacacctagtctctacaactaggtaagcctagcattt
This DNA window, taken from Nicotiana tabacum cultivar K326 chromosome 15, ASM71507v2, whole genome shotgun sequence, encodes the following:
- the LOC107784142 gene encoding large ribosomal subunit protein eL21z/eL21y-like, whose product is MLVGHGLRSRTRDSFSRAFRKKEVIPLSTYLKIFKAGDYVDVKVNDTVHKGMPHKLYHGRTRRVWNVTKRAFGVEDNKQVRNKILRKRIHARIEHVQLSRCTEEFKERIKKNDQLKAEAKARGDVISTKRQPQGPKPGFMVEGATLEFVTPIPYYVVNNLKGGY